Proteins encoded in a region of the Triticum dicoccoides isolate Atlit2015 ecotype Zavitan chromosome 3A, WEW_v2.0, whole genome shotgun sequence genome:
- the LOC119267725 gene encoding uncharacterized protein LOC119267725: MLPASHPLLYACAFRDSALVAELAHDPDAGGAGTGDLPALAAALAASAPPHHRYVTHSTAGRAHALLLAPPLALAAVSLAPQLPASHLLLFLRRLRCLPEFRMREEMARLALRLPFPNEEALAREAADVAAAEAEAEEATRREAELARGTPKREHGARGGAGRAWRRQLWLIVLVDLVLLGVLFAAWLAVCRGFSCIGR; this comes from the coding sequence ATGCTCCCGGCCTCGCACCCGCTGCTCTACGCGTGCGCCTTCCGCGACAGCGCCCTCGTCGCCGAGCTCGCCCACGACCCGGACGCCGGGGGCGCCGGCACCGGCGACCTGCCGGCGCTCGCCGCCGCGCTCGCTGCTTCGGCGCCTCCGCACCACCGCTACGTCACCCACTCCACGGCGGGGCGGGCGCACGCGCTTCTCCTCGCCCCGCCGCTCGCGCTCGCCGCGGTCTCGCTCGCGCCGCAGCTCCCGGCGTCCCACCTcctgctcttcctccgccgcctgcGATGCCTCCCCGAGTTCAGGATGCGCGAAGAGATGGCGCGTCTGGCGCTCCGCCTGCCGTTCCCCAACGAGGAGGCGCTCGCGCGCGAGGCTGCTGACGTCGCTGCCGCTGAGGccgaggcggaggaggcgacgcGGAGGGAGGCTGAGCTCGCGCGGGGGACGCCCAAGCGGGAGCATGGAGCTCGCGGTGGCGCCGGGCGGGCGTGGAGGCGCCAGCTCTGGCTGATCGTCCTCGTGGATCTCGTGCTCCTCGGTGTACTCTTCGCGGCCTGGCTCGCCGTGTGCAGGGGTTTCAGCTGCATTGGCCGGTAA